A stretch of Gemmatimonas aurantiaca T-27 DNA encodes these proteins:
- a CDS encoding SpoIID/LytB domain-containing protein produces MSNTRTQRLAKWLAPSMFGGVVIAAVVVACAPLQPGIVPPVQPPAPTPAEGGRAPVVRGEASGRLAPDRTVLIALEGRAAAPIVTATGAWRIDEQGGRVALVRGSGTERWRIEQRGGLLRVAGDGSDATPWREGPFVARPANGESHLRFGNRRYRGELLFTATDSGVLVVNRLPVEDYLRGVVPIEIGTRQEGDLAAIEAQTIAARSYTYMRVPSDGAQQPARGWHMTGTVQYQVYAGMDVEHPVINEAVDATAGLVLRYGGLIVDAPYFSSCGGRTAGPREAWRGVRDEPYLQPVDDIDPRTGRAYCDLSPRNHWHAEFDEARLRDVVRRALQAGGARDPRPAAVRKLEIGARTPSGRAETVVLRTERGTVTVPARDIRSVLADTRGAILASTYFSVDRESRTRGQLTAVTLRGAGNGHGVGMCQWGAIGRARAGIDARSILRHYYPGTVVGFAD; encoded by the coding sequence ATGTCGAACACGCGCACGCAACGCCTCGCGAAGTGGCTGGCGCCATCGATGTTTGGTGGCGTCGTCATTGCCGCTGTGGTGGTTGCCTGCGCGCCGCTGCAACCGGGCATTGTGCCGCCGGTGCAGCCGCCAGCGCCGACGCCTGCCGAAGGGGGACGGGCACCGGTCGTGCGCGGCGAAGCCTCCGGACGGCTCGCGCCCGATCGCACGGTACTCATCGCCCTCGAAGGGCGTGCCGCGGCACCCATTGTGACGGCCACCGGTGCATGGCGCATCGACGAGCAGGGCGGGCGGGTCGCGTTGGTACGCGGCAGTGGCACCGAGCGCTGGCGCATTGAACAGCGCGGCGGGCTGCTGCGGGTGGCCGGTGATGGCAGTGATGCCACGCCCTGGCGCGAAGGGCCGTTCGTGGCCCGTCCGGCCAATGGGGAAAGTCATCTCCGGTTCGGCAATCGGCGGTACCGCGGAGAGCTGCTCTTCACTGCGACCGACAGTGGGGTGTTGGTGGTGAATCGGCTCCCGGTGGAAGACTACCTGCGCGGTGTGGTGCCCATCGAGATTGGCACGCGACAGGAAGGTGATCTGGCCGCCATCGAGGCGCAGACCATCGCGGCTCGCAGTTACACGTATATGCGCGTGCCGAGTGATGGGGCGCAGCAACCTGCGCGCGGTTGGCACATGACCGGCACCGTACAGTACCAGGTGTATGCGGGCATGGACGTGGAGCATCCGGTGATCAACGAGGCGGTCGATGCCACGGCCGGCCTTGTGCTGCGTTATGGCGGACTCATCGTGGATGCACCGTATTTTTCGTCGTGTGGTGGTCGCACGGCTGGGCCGCGCGAAGCCTGGCGCGGCGTGCGCGATGAACCCTACCTGCAACCGGTGGACGATATCGATCCACGCACCGGTCGTGCCTACTGTGACCTCTCGCCGCGCAATCATTGGCACGCGGAGTTCGACGAGGCCCGGCTCCGCGACGTTGTCCGGCGTGCACTGCAGGCCGGTGGCGCGCGCGACCCACGTCCGGCGGCGGTCCGGAAGCTCGAAATCGGGGCACGCACACCCTCCGGTCGAGCCGAAACGGTGGTGTTGCGCACCGAACGCGGAACAGTGACCGTGCCGGCGCGTGATATTCGCAGCGTTCTCGCCGATACGCGTGGCGCGATACTGGCCAGCACGTATTTTTCCGTGGACCGCGAATCACGTACACGGGGGCAGCTCACGGCTGTCACGTTGCGTGGTGCTGGCAACGGCCACGGAGTAGGGATGTGTCAGTGGGGAGCGATCGGGCGCGCACGCGCCGGCATCGATGCCCGCTCCATCTTGCGCCACTACTACCCGGGGACGGTCGTCGGTTTCGCGGACTGA
- a CDS encoding Gfo/Idh/MocA family protein yields the protein MKDGVRIAVVGTGAIAQLTHIPVLSKLRGASLVALCDNDGAKARALADRFGVPDVFTDFEELLDSDELDAVVIATPNHLHEPHVLSALRQKLHVLCERPLALSPRGVERCLAAAQRAERVLAVGHNHRFRTDVQALDQFIRNSELGQVTSIRAGSLQVRRNADGWRNRRAESGGGVFLEQGFPLLDLALWLADQPAPVRVSANMRRGRGAGAVEDTMQVFLECENGLVFIMDLSWSHVGDEDRWWFEVHATRGSARLSPLRVTKELNGRAVDVSPSGAASRESPFLQSYRAEIAHFLAMIRGEVAYEPPAEQVMVQRIVDAVYKAADDGKEIRF from the coding sequence ATGAAGGACGGCGTTCGCATCGCCGTGGTCGGCACAGGCGCTATCGCCCAACTGACGCACATCCCGGTTCTGTCCAAGCTGCGTGGCGCATCGCTGGTGGCGCTGTGCGACAATGACGGCGCCAAGGCGCGCGCGCTCGCCGACCGGTTCGGCGTTCCCGACGTGTTCACCGACTTCGAGGAACTGCTCGACAGCGACGAACTCGACGCCGTCGTCATCGCCACGCCCAATCACCTGCACGAGCCGCACGTGCTCAGCGCGCTGCGCCAGAAGCTGCACGTGTTGTGCGAGCGGCCGCTGGCCCTGTCACCGCGCGGCGTGGAACGCTGCCTTGCTGCGGCGCAACGGGCCGAACGGGTGTTGGCGGTGGGGCACAATCATCGGTTCCGGACCGATGTGCAGGCGCTGGATCAGTTCATTCGGAACTCGGAACTGGGGCAGGTGACATCCATCCGCGCCGGCTCGCTGCAGGTGCGTCGCAACGCGGACGGCTGGCGCAATCGTCGGGCCGAATCGGGTGGTGGCGTGTTTCTCGAGCAGGGGTTTCCGTTGCTCGACCTGGCTCTCTGGCTGGCGGACCAGCCGGCGCCGGTGCGCGTGAGTGCCAACATGCGCCGCGGTCGTGGCGCGGGCGCGGTGGAAGACACCATGCAGGTCTTTCTCGAATGCGAGAATGGTCTGGTGTTCATCATGGACCTGTCCTGGTCGCATGTCGGCGACGAAGATCGCTGGTGGTTCGAAGTGCACGCCACACGCGGTTCGGCGCGCCTGTCGCCATTGCGCGTCACGAAGGAGCTCAACGGCCGCGCCGTCGATGTGTCACCATCCGGTGCGGCGTCGCGCGAAAGCCCGTTCCTGCAGAGCTATCGCGCAGAAATTGCGCACTTCCTGGCGATGATCCGCGGGGAAGTGGCGTACGAGCCACCCGCCGAACAGGTGATGGTGCAGCGCATTGTCGATGCGGTGTACAAGGCGGCGGATGACGGAAAGGAGATTCGGTTCTGA
- a CDS encoding DUF4105 domain-containing protein, producing MRRGMWCAAWTLLAGLVACSPTGPADNVPVTPPPPAPGVSAALDSTRASRGESLEVAVYTYGPGTEIFERFGHIALAVHDRTTGEDVAFNWGMFDFNQPNFLTRFLTGDTKYWMVGYRTDQFNAAYQGEDRTIRKQVVALTPVQRGALYDFLAWNAQEQNKYYRYDYYRDNCSTRVRDALDWALGGALKSAFSTTQGHHTWRDETARITATDVPVYAGIQVALGRNADAHLDAWGESFLPERLADHLATTRIGNSAIVQSDSVIFTAQRTPLPAAAPQRLWMGAALGLLLAALVVALSRAAHGGMRVAGTALTLFGVLWYLVGGLVGTALLLAATVTKHAPYMGSNLSLLLFHPLLLLVAVLWAWRAAAGRAGRAVRAMAILSAGFAVVALVLIHIPGFTQGSMIVVFAVLPVHVALAWAARNAKMNAAPRLPQS from the coding sequence ATGCGTCGTGGGATGTGGTGCGCCGCGTGGACGCTGCTGGCCGGACTCGTGGCCTGCAGCCCCACCGGTCCAGCGGACAATGTGCCCGTGACCCCGCCGCCCCCGGCGCCCGGTGTGTCGGCGGCATTGGACAGCACCCGCGCATCCCGCGGCGAATCGCTCGAAGTGGCGGTGTACACGTACGGACCCGGTACCGAGATCTTCGAACGTTTCGGTCACATCGCCCTGGCGGTGCATGATCGCACGACCGGTGAAGACGTGGCGTTCAACTGGGGGATGTTCGACTTCAACCAGCCGAATTTTCTCACCCGCTTTCTCACCGGCGACACGAAGTACTGGATGGTCGGCTATCGCACCGACCAGTTCAACGCCGCGTACCAGGGCGAAGATCGCACGATCCGCAAGCAGGTGGTGGCTTTGACACCGGTGCAGCGTGGCGCCTTGTACGATTTCCTGGCGTGGAATGCCCAGGAACAGAACAAGTACTATCGCTACGACTACTATCGTGACAACTGCTCCACCCGCGTACGGGATGCACTCGACTGGGCATTGGGTGGGGCGCTGAAGTCGGCATTCAGCACCACGCAGGGACATCACACTTGGCGGGATGAAACGGCGCGGATCACGGCCACTGATGTGCCGGTGTATGCCGGCATCCAGGTTGCCCTGGGGCGCAACGCCGATGCCCATCTCGACGCGTGGGGAGAGTCGTTTCTGCCGGAACGTCTGGCCGATCATCTGGCCACCACGCGCATCGGCAACAGCGCCATCGTGCAGAGCGATTCGGTGATCTTCACGGCGCAACGCACTCCACTGCCCGCGGCCGCCCCACAACGGTTGTGGATGGGGGCTGCACTGGGGTTGCTGCTGGCCGCGTTGGTGGTCGCGCTGTCGCGTGCGGCGCATGGCGGAATGCGTGTGGCTGGAACGGCTCTCACGCTGTTTGGTGTGCTGTGGTATCTGGTGGGCGGCTTGGTGGGCACGGCGTTGCTGCTGGCGGCGACGGTCACCAAACACGCGCCCTACATGGGGAGCAATCTCTCGCTGCTGCTCTTCCACCCGCTGCTGTTGCTCGTGGCGGTGTTGTGGGCCTGGCGAGCCGCCGCTGGACGCGCCGGGCGTGCGGTGCGCGCAATGGCGATCCTCTCGGCGGGGTTTGCGGTGGTTGCACTCGTCCTCATCCACATCCCCGGCTTTACGCAGGGCAGCATGATCGTGGTGTTTGCGGTGCTCCCGGTGCATGTCGCGTTGGCCTGGGCCGCGCGGAACGCCAAGATGAACGCAGCACCACGTTTGCCGCAGTCCTGA
- a CDS encoding hydantoinase/oxoprolinase family protein — MNTKAGEGTRAGTVAVGIDVGGTFTDLAAVHDDGAVSTSKVLSVPGDRAQGVLDALQAAGVAASAVSSIAHGTTVVTNLLLERRGARVVACATRGFTDLLELRRQERAALYDLSQQHPAPLVAPDQVFGVPERMAPEGVVEPLTDAGMHAVVHAVLDADPETIAVTLLHAYAHPAHEQQLAEALRAESARRGTAVDVITSHDVLPEIREYERMASTVAEAYARPAVRRYLDGLSSRLSARGYPAPRVMTSSGGTLTAAVAAQHAAALALSGPAGGVTGAAAVARALGVARALTIDIGGTSADVGLIEDGEPLVERGGNVAGVPIALPRVLVEAVAAGGGSIAWLDDGGALRAGPESAGAAPGPAAYARGGERATVTDAHVVLGTIAAGDWSGGVRIDRNRARAALAAIADPLGVSVERAATAVIATADATMARALRRVSVERGVDPRGIPLIAFGGGGPLHACGLAQLLGMRQVIVPPHAGVLSAVGLALAPERRESLTSCTRALSQWSDDEMRVLLHQAARVLAAGEMSLEARWSLRARYVGQGYELDIPVTLDDSVSQVTDRFVARHEQRTGFTLDREVECISARTTLSGVARTVRWHRTQRADTVHGAAVVPLPDATLLVAAGWTARPLDIGGWMLEADV, encoded by the coding sequence GTGAACACCAAAGCCGGAGAGGGCACACGGGCTGGCACCGTGGCCGTGGGTATCGATGTGGGCGGGACATTCACCGACCTTGCGGCGGTGCATGACGATGGCGCGGTCTCCACCAGCAAGGTGCTGAGCGTGCCGGGTGATCGCGCACAGGGAGTGCTCGATGCGCTGCAAGCGGCCGGCGTGGCCGCGTCGGCGGTGAGTTCCATCGCCCATGGCACCACGGTGGTGACCAACCTGCTGCTCGAACGACGTGGCGCCCGCGTGGTGGCCTGTGCCACCCGGGGGTTCACCGATCTGCTGGAGCTCCGTCGACAGGAACGGGCGGCGCTGTATGACCTGTCGCAACAACATCCCGCGCCACTTGTTGCGCCGGACCAGGTGTTCGGTGTGCCCGAACGCATGGCACCCGAAGGAGTCGTCGAACCGCTCACCGACGCTGGCATGCATGCCGTGGTGCACGCCGTGCTCGATGCCGATCCGGAGACGATTGCCGTCACGCTGCTGCATGCGTATGCGCACCCGGCACACGAGCAGCAATTGGCTGAGGCGCTGCGCGCGGAGAGCGCACGTCGTGGCACGGCGGTTGATGTGATCACCAGCCATGACGTGTTGCCGGAGATCCGCGAGTATGAACGCATGGCCAGCACGGTGGCGGAAGCGTACGCACGTCCTGCCGTGCGCCGGTATCTCGATGGATTGAGTAGTCGCTTGTCGGCACGTGGCTATCCGGCGCCCCGCGTGATGACCTCATCGGGTGGCACCCTCACCGCAGCCGTCGCCGCGCAGCATGCGGCGGCCTTGGCGCTCTCCGGACCGGCCGGCGGCGTGACCGGTGCGGCCGCCGTTGCTCGCGCCCTTGGTGTAGCGCGCGCGTTGACCATCGATATCGGCGGCACCAGCGCTGATGTGGGATTGATCGAAGACGGTGAACCGCTGGTGGAACGTGGCGGCAATGTCGCCGGCGTGCCGATTGCCTTGCCACGGGTGTTGGTGGAAGCGGTCGCCGCCGGCGGTGGCAGTATCGCGTGGTTGGACGATGGTGGTGCGCTCCGTGCTGGTCCCGAGAGTGCGGGTGCCGCGCCTGGCCCGGCGGCCTATGCTCGTGGCGGGGAACGGGCGACCGTTACCGATGCGCACGTCGTGCTGGGCACGATTGCCGCCGGCGACTGGAGTGGTGGGGTGCGCATCGATCGCAATCGTGCGCGTGCGGCCCTTGCCGCGATCGCCGATCCCCTCGGTGTTTCCGTGGAGCGTGCCGCGACCGCCGTGATTGCCACGGCCGATGCGACGATGGCCCGTGCGCTGCGTCGTGTCTCGGTGGAGCGGGGGGTGGATCCACGCGGTATTCCCCTGATCGCGTTTGGTGGCGGTGGCCCACTGCACGCCTGTGGTCTCGCACAACTGCTGGGCATGCGGCAAGTCATCGTGCCGCCACATGCTGGCGTGTTGAGTGCGGTGGGCCTCGCGCTTGCGCCGGAACGCCGTGAATCACTCACGAGCTGCACACGCGCCCTCTCGCAATGGTCCGACGACGAGATGCGCGTTCTGCTGCACCAGGCCGCCCGGGTATTGGCCGCAGGGGAGATGTCGCTCGAAGCACGATGGTCGTTGCGTGCTCGTTATGTTGGCCAGGGCTATGAACTGGATATTCCCGTGACACTCGACGATAGCGTCTCGCAGGTGACCGACCGTTTTGTCGCGCGCCACGAACAACGCACCGGATTCACACTCGATCGCGAGGTGGAGTGCATCAGTGCGCGGACCACGTTGAGCGGTGTTGCCCGCACGGTGCGCTGGCATCGCACGCAGCGCGCTGACACCGTGCATGGTGCGGCGGTGGTGCCATTGCCCGACGCGACGTTGCTCGTCGCTGCTGGGTGGACCGCGCGTCCCCTCGATATCGGTGGATGGATGCTGGAGGCCGACGTATGA
- a CDS encoding uracil-DNA glycosylase family protein encodes MTATPPPRNEARIRGISVPMLVPADGPVHVLLVGEAPGPRGADKSGYPFFGDGAGQHLYTALGRLGAMSLPPATRTMPWDGARFAAAGLRPEPHGVALGNALDRCPTDNGMTFRTPTRAELENDLNLARLHAEIARLLPRDLRGIVTLGKVAARTVEACLTRYPVLAAKVVTRAVPHPSAQGLLSMAPNRGKGARLADLQETWMQQCVAAVIEAGYPAPDTSPASR; translated from the coding sequence ATGACCGCGACCCCACCACCACGCAACGAGGCGCGCATCCGCGGGATTTCCGTACCGATGCTCGTGCCTGCTGATGGACCGGTGCATGTGTTGCTGGTGGGAGAAGCGCCGGGACCGCGGGGTGCCGACAAAAGTGGCTATCCGTTTTTTGGGGACGGCGCCGGGCAGCATCTCTATACCGCGCTTGGGCGTCTGGGGGCGATGTCATTGCCACCAGCGACGCGCACGATGCCGTGGGATGGCGCACGGTTTGCCGCGGCCGGGCTTCGGCCCGAGCCACACGGCGTGGCACTGGGCAATGCGCTCGATCGGTGTCCCACCGACAACGGCATGACGTTTCGCACGCCCACTCGGGCAGAGCTCGAGAACGATCTCAATCTCGCGCGCCTGCATGCCGAAATCGCGCGTCTGTTGCCACGCGACCTGCGTGGCATCGTAACCTTGGGCAAGGTTGCGGCACGCACTGTGGAAGCGTGCCTGACGCGGTATCCGGTGTTGGCGGCGAAGGTTGTCACGCGTGCGGTACCCCATCCGTCGGCGCAGGGGCTGCTGTCCATGGCGCCCAATCGTGGCAAGGGCGCACGATTGGCCGATCTGCAGGAAACGTGGATGCAGCAGTGTGTCGCCGCCGTGATCGAAGCGGGCTATCCCGCTCCCGACACCTCACCGGCATCACGCTGA
- a CDS encoding hydantoinase B/oxoprolinase family protein, whose amino-acid sequence MSTRFDALELTVFSQGVAMLAEEMGSLLERSAISPNIRERRDASCALFDARGRMVAQAAHIPVHLGAMPESVAAVRAAGARAGEVFLLNDPAHGGSHLPDLTMVEVIADARDAARIIGYAAVRAHHADVGGMSPGSMPFGATELFQEGLIVPPVRIETDGAAHVDVLRLVLANVRTPAEREGDLRAQRAACAAGTRGWQALHARMGESMLDAAIDALLDYTERRIRARLAMLEGASGVARDVLESDGVDDTPIPIVVSAHVRAGTLHLDLTGTSGAVRGNVNAPPAVARAAAVFVLRVLCDDDVPVNDGVARAVALIIPDDCVANARRPSAVAAGNVELSQRLTDVCFAALAAAAASIGAHGVIIPAAGQGTMNNVTLGAPGWTFYETLGGGQGASRRGDGPDAVHVGMSNTRNTPIESLERAYPLRVVEYAVRRGSGGEGTYRGGDGVVRRYQAMEPCTATLLTERRAVAPPGAEGGAAGTVGRNLLNGAVLPAKTRVAMRAGDVLTIETPGGGGWGSSATPAAPLA is encoded by the coding sequence ATGTCCACCCGTTTCGATGCACTCGAACTCACGGTCTTTTCGCAGGGTGTTGCGATGCTCGCTGAGGAGATGGGTTCGTTGCTCGAACGCAGCGCCATCTCGCCCAACATCCGCGAACGACGGGATGCCTCGTGTGCCCTGTTCGATGCCCGTGGACGTATGGTCGCACAGGCCGCGCACATCCCGGTGCACCTCGGCGCGATGCCGGAATCCGTCGCGGCGGTACGCGCCGCTGGTGCGCGGGCCGGCGAGGTGTTTCTGCTCAACGACCCGGCGCATGGTGGCTCGCATCTTCCGGATCTGACGATGGTGGAAGTGATCGCCGATGCGCGGGATGCCGCACGCATCATCGGCTACGCGGCCGTGCGTGCGCATCACGCAGACGTGGGCGGGATGAGTCCAGGAAGCATGCCGTTTGGTGCCACGGAGCTGTTCCAGGAAGGACTGATTGTGCCGCCGGTGCGCATCGAAACCGATGGAGCCGCCCACGTCGATGTGCTGCGCTTGGTGCTGGCCAATGTGCGCACCCCGGCCGAACGCGAGGGCGACCTGCGGGCGCAGCGCGCCGCGTGTGCGGCCGGCACGCGCGGGTGGCAGGCGCTGCACGCCCGCATGGGGGAGTCCATGCTCGATGCCGCCATCGATGCGCTGCTTGACTACACCGAGCGTCGTATTCGTGCGCGCCTCGCCATGCTCGAAGGCGCCAGTGGCGTGGCCCGTGATGTGCTCGAGAGCGACGGAGTGGACGATACGCCCATTCCCATCGTTGTGTCCGCGCACGTGCGTGCGGGCACCCTGCATCTCGATCTCACCGGTACGTCCGGAGCGGTACGTGGCAATGTGAACGCACCGCCCGCCGTGGCGCGTGCTGCGGCGGTGTTTGTGTTGCGTGTGTTGTGCGATGACGATGTGCCCGTGAACGACGGTGTGGCACGCGCGGTGGCGCTGATCATTCCCGATGATTGTGTCGCCAACGCCAGGCGTCCAAGCGCGGTGGCCGCCGGCAACGTGGAGCTGTCACAGCGCCTGACAGACGTGTGTTTTGCGGCGCTTGCTGCCGCCGCCGCGTCTATTGGTGCTCACGGGGTGATCATCCCGGCCGCAGGGCAGGGCACCATGAACAATGTCACCCTGGGGGCACCCGGCTGGACGTTCTACGAGACGCTGGGCGGAGGTCAGGGCGCGAGTCGTCGTGGTGACGGGCCGGATGCGGTGCACGTGGGCATGAGCAACACGCGCAATACGCCCATTGAATCACTCGAGCGCGCGTATCCGTTGCGGGTGGTGGAGTACGCCGTGCGTCGCGGGAGTGGTGGGGAAGGCACCTACCGCGGCGGCGATGGTGTCGTGCGGCGCTATCAGGCCATGGAACCATGCACGGCAACGTTGTTGACGGAGCGTCGTGCCGTGGCACCACCAGGAGCGGAAGGTGGCGCCGCCGGCACGGTTGGCCGCAACCTGCTGAATGGCGCCGTGCTTCCCGCCAAGACCCGCGTGGCGATGCGTGCCGGTGATGTCCTGACAATTGAAACACCAGGTGGAGGCGGCTGGGGCTCTTCGGCTACACCAGCGGCACCACTCGCCTAG
- a CDS encoding MBL fold metallo-hydrolase, producing MSDIPTPPSPRARVRFWGTRGTCASPGPRTVRYGGNTPCVEVRGSGGPALVLDAGTGIRCLGQHLQRSPETDAAIHLFLTHRHADHVIGLPHFAPLHARTRTMHVWCGDGGEDSLPAFLNTLVSPPLFPQVDGLVGQLLAHEWAPGKSVAVGEYTVHRFGANHPGEAAIIRIDDANGPVMAYAPDNELAYANSDAAHLEWLASLYDFLRDVPLLVHDATYTDDELVTHVGWGHSSASEAVRLAIACGVGTLALFHHHPDRDDDAVERIVESARRQGAEAGSALRVLAAWEGLSLSV from the coding sequence ATGTCAGACATTCCCACACCTCCGTCACCGCGTGCGCGGGTTCGCTTCTGGGGAACCCGCGGCACCTGCGCGTCGCCGGGGCCTCGCACCGTGCGTTACGGGGGCAATACCCCGTGCGTGGAAGTGCGGGGTTCCGGTGGGCCTGCGCTCGTGCTCGATGCGGGCACCGGTATCCGTTGCCTCGGGCAGCATTTGCAGCGCTCTCCCGAGACAGACGCCGCCATTCACCTGTTCCTGACGCATCGGCACGCGGATCATGTCATCGGCTTGCCGCATTTTGCGCCGCTGCATGCCAGAACCCGCACCATGCATGTGTGGTGTGGTGATGGTGGAGAGGACAGCTTGCCAGCCTTCCTCAACACGTTGGTCAGTCCGCCACTCTTCCCGCAGGTCGATGGCCTCGTGGGCCAACTGTTGGCGCATGAGTGGGCTCCGGGCAAGAGTGTTGCGGTCGGTGAGTATACGGTGCACCGATTCGGTGCCAATCATCCGGGCGAAGCGGCCATCATTCGCATCGACGATGCCAACGGGCCGGTGATGGCCTACGCACCGGACAATGAGTTGGCGTATGCCAATTCCGATGCCGCGCATCTCGAATGGCTCGCGTCGTTGTACGATTTTCTGCGCGACGTGCCACTGCTCGTGCACGATGCCACGTACACCGACGACGAACTGGTCACGCACGTCGGCTGGGGACATTCCTCGGCCAGCGAGGCCGTGCGCCTGGCCATCGCCTGTGGGGTCGGCACGCTCGCGCTTTTCCATCATCATCCCGACCGCGACGACGACGCAGTAGAGCGCATCGTGGAGAGTGCACGTCGCCAGGGCGCCGAAGCCGGCAGCGCACTCAGAGTGCTGGCCGCGTGGGAAGGTCTGTCGCTGTCTGTCTAG
- a CDS encoding Crp/Fnr family transcriptional regulator, whose product MTPPTMSVSLERITDFLSTVPLFRELERSAVRGFAEVTREQRFAKGALIVSEGDAGDALYVVRSGEVKVVLVGDDGREVILQVLGVGDHFGELALIDGRPRSAHVVATHASSLLVLRRPEFRRQVEQNPKVAWELMVELSRRLRQADGTIGSLVLLDVPGRVAKVLLEHATPGEPASLVKQLTHQTIAQMIGASRETVSRAMSEFQDQGMIMVQRRVVTIVNRGALESRARPRA is encoded by the coding sequence ATGACGCCGCCCACGATGAGCGTCTCGCTCGAGCGCATCACCGATTTTCTTTCCACCGTCCCACTCTTCCGGGAGCTGGAGCGCTCGGCGGTCCGTGGTTTCGCCGAAGTCACTCGTGAACAGCGGTTCGCCAAGGGCGCGCTGATTGTTTCCGAAGGTGATGCCGGTGACGCCCTCTATGTAGTTCGATCCGGCGAGGTAAAGGTAGTCCTCGTCGGTGACGACGGTCGCGAGGTGATTTTGCAGGTGCTCGGCGTTGGCGACCACTTCGGCGAGCTGGCGCTCATCGATGGGCGTCCGCGTTCAGCGCACGTCGTGGCCACACACGCGTCCAGCCTGCTGGTGCTGCGCCGGCCGGAATTCCGCCGGCAGGTGGAGCAGAACCCCAAGGTGGCCTGGGAGCTCATGGTGGAGCTGTCGCGTCGCCTGCGTCAGGCCGACGGCACGATTGGCAGCCTGGTGCTGCTCGATGTGCCGGGACGTGTGGCCAAGGTGTTACTGGAACACGCGACTCCCGGGGAACCGGCATCGCTGGTCAAGCAGCTCACGCACCAGACGATCGCGCAAATGATCGGCGCGAGTCGCGAAACCGTTTCGCGCGCCATGTCGGAGTTCCAGGATCAGGGTATGATCATGGTCCAGCGGCGTGTCGTGACGATCGTCAATCGTGGGGCATTGGAAAGCAGGGCTCGTCCCCGGGCCTGA
- the prfA gene encoding peptide chain release factor 1 yields MLSHLRDRMAEALQRAIEVEQLLADPETTKDAPRLAELGREHHRLAQVVARATRLQKAEQELNEARELANGDDPDFAAEARTEMVRLEEETAVLEKELLPLLIPRDPLDERPAIVEIRAGTGGDEAGLFAGDLLRMYTRFLERRGWRIEPISYSEGTLGGVKESVFKVSGDGVFGVLRWESGVHRVQRVPATESQGRIHTSAATVAVLPEAEELDMRIEDKDLRIDVFRSSGPGGQSVNTTDSAVRITHIPTGIVVSQQDQKSQLQNKAKAMDVLRARLLDLRLSEQEAERSRMRKSQVSTGDRSAKIRTYNFPQGRVTDHRVGLTLYDIDSVMNGEISSFLDALALANAEEKLSA; encoded by the coding sequence ATGCTGAGTCACCTTCGCGACCGAATGGCCGAGGCGCTGCAACGCGCCATCGAAGTGGAGCAGCTCCTCGCCGATCCTGAGACGACGAAGGATGCGCCCCGTCTGGCCGAGCTCGGTCGTGAGCACCACCGGCTGGCCCAGGTTGTGGCCCGGGCCACACGCCTGCAGAAGGCCGAACAAGAGCTGAACGAAGCCCGGGAACTCGCCAACGGTGACGACCCCGACTTTGCCGCGGAAGCCCGTACCGAAATGGTCCGTCTCGAGGAAGAGACCGCGGTTCTCGAGAAGGAATTGCTGCCGTTGCTCATCCCGCGGGATCCTCTGGACGAGCGTCCGGCAATCGTGGAAATCCGGGCCGGTACGGGTGGCGATGAAGCCGGTTTGTTTGCCGGCGACCTGCTCCGCATGTACACGCGGTTTCTCGAACGGCGTGGCTGGCGCATCGAACCCATCTCCTATTCAGAAGGCACACTGGGTGGAGTGAAGGAATCCGTGTTCAAAGTGTCGGGTGACGGCGTTTTTGGTGTTTTGCGGTGGGAATCGGGTGTGCATCGGGTGCAACGTGTGCCCGCCACGGAATCCCAGGGGCGTATCCACACCTCGGCGGCCACGGTGGCCGTTCTGCCGGAAGCGGAGGAGCTGGACATGCGCATCGAGGACAAGGATCTGCGCATCGACGTTTTCCGCTCGTCAGGCCCCGGCGGCCAGAGCGTGAACACCACCGATTCGGCCGTGCGTATCACGCATATCCCCACCGGGATCGTGGTGTCCCAGCAGGACCAGAAGTCGCAACTGCAGAACAAGGCCAAGGCCATGGACGTGTTGCGCGCGCGTTTGCTCGACCTGCGTCTGTCCGAGCAGGAAGCGGAGCGGTCGCGCATGCGCAAGTCGCAGGTCTCCACAGGCGACCGGTCAGCCAAGATCCGGACCTACAACTTTCCGCAGGGCCGCGTCACCGATCATCGCGTGGGGCTGACACTGTATGACATCGACAGTGTGATGAACGGTGAGATCTCGTCGTTTCTCGATGCTCTCGCACTGGCGAATGCAGAAGAGAAGCTGAGTGCCTGA